Proteins encoded by one window of Chondromyces crocatus:
- a CDS encoding GNAT family N-acetyltransferase, whose protein sequence is MNPLDIETYPAGPEHEAGLLALFEATGSGCYCRYYHFTGPVNEWLERCAVRADENRDEFRHALTTHSDEARGIVAIARDTTGTSLSPGQLIGWLKVTPVEQMQKAYDRRLYKNLPCFTGDRAGVFLIGCALVHPAARKQGVTTALVGGAVRFAPSWGARALEALPRRPRETVRDDELWTGPVGAFSRNGFTEVHTFEPYPVLRRAV, encoded by the coding sequence GTGAACCCCTTGGACATCGAGACCTACCCCGCCGGACCCGAGCACGAGGCCGGCCTGCTCGCCCTCTTCGAAGCGACGGGCTCCGGTTGCTACTGCAGGTACTACCACTTCACCGGTCCCGTGAACGAGTGGCTCGAACGCTGCGCAGTCCGCGCCGACGAGAACCGTGACGAGTTCCGCCACGCCCTCACCACGCACAGCGACGAAGCGCGCGGGATCGTCGCCATCGCGCGCGACACGACGGGCACCTCCCTCTCCCCGGGACAGCTCATCGGCTGGCTCAAGGTGACCCCGGTCGAGCAGATGCAGAAAGCCTACGACCGCAGGCTGTACAAGAACCTGCCCTGCTTCACGGGCGACCGTGCGGGCGTGTTCCTCATCGGCTGCGCCCTCGTCCACCCCGCCGCGCGGAAGCAAGGCGTGACCACCGCCCTCGTCGGCGGTGCCGTTCGCTTCGCCCCGTCCTGGGGTGCCCGTGCGCTGGAAGCGCTCCCCCGTCGTCCTCGGGAGACCGTCCGCGACGACGAACTATGGACCGGCCCCGTGGGCGCCTTCAGCCGTAACGGTTTCACCGAGGTCCACACCTTCGAGCCCTACCCCGTCCTGAGGCGCGCAGTGTAG
- a CDS encoding Tex family protein, with translation MTEPSAATPTSTFDPVPTLAEELSLPRSGVTAVVRLLAEGATVPFISRYRKEATGGLDEVQIRAIEERRAYLLELEERRATVLAEIQKQGKLTPELEKKLRTCGSKAELEDLYLPYKPKRRTRAIIAKERGLEPLADRIWSQALEGDPQAEAQTFVSAEKEVPDVIAALLGARDICAERIAEHADVRRIYREAFTKEGVIKVQKSEDHAQKATKFDTYASFEEPVGSIPSHRFLAIRRGEAEGVLRVTLDIDTEQHAPAMHAAVGVKPSSPWASELTKAAQDAVRRLLVPAVQSDVRVDLKMAADRAAVDVFAQNLRELLLAAPFGTKTVIGIDPGQRTGCKCAVVDDTGKMLENTTFYLVQGADATERARIELKRLLAKYTPHAVAVGNGTHGRETEDFVRDVFRDTGAKEIFCVPVSEAGASVYSASDVAREEFPDLDLTVRGAISIARRLQDPLAELVKVDPKSIGVGQYQHDVYQGLLARKLDEVVESCVNLVGVELNTASAPLLARVAGIGPSLAKKIVAHRNVAGAFKSRRALLDVPGIGPKTFEQAAGFLRVHDGEHPLDGSAVHPERYALVERIAADLGVQVTSLVGNATAIARIDPKRYLGADVGEFTMNDILGELKKPGRDPRAIFEPPRFRDDVRTMNDLQPGMELEGVVTNVTAFGAFVDIGVHQDGLVHVSQLADRFVKDPSEVVKVGDKLKVRVLEIDLERKRISLTAKSGSGAAPGARNAQGGAFGNQKSQHQGQGNPRDNRRPGQGQGQGQQKGQGQAGNAAGFRNNPFANLLRK, from the coding sequence ATGACGGAACCCTCTGCCGCGACTCCCACGAGCACGTTCGACCCGGTCCCGACCCTTGCCGAGGAGCTGAGCCTCCCCCGCTCGGGCGTCACCGCCGTGGTCCGCTTGCTCGCCGAGGGAGCGACGGTGCCCTTCATCTCCCGCTACCGCAAGGAAGCCACCGGCGGCCTCGACGAAGTGCAGATCCGCGCCATCGAAGAGCGCCGGGCCTACCTCCTCGAGCTCGAAGAGCGCCGGGCCACCGTCCTCGCCGAGATCCAGAAGCAGGGCAAGCTCACCCCCGAGCTGGAGAAGAAGCTCCGCACCTGCGGCAGCAAGGCCGAGCTCGAAGACCTCTACCTACCCTACAAGCCCAAGCGCCGCACCCGCGCGATCATCGCCAAGGAGCGCGGCCTCGAGCCTCTTGCCGACCGCATCTGGTCCCAGGCCCTCGAAGGCGATCCCCAGGCCGAGGCCCAGACCTTCGTCAGCGCCGAGAAAGAGGTCCCCGACGTCATCGCCGCCCTCCTCGGCGCCCGTGACATCTGCGCCGAGCGCATCGCCGAGCACGCCGACGTCCGCCGCATCTACCGCGAGGCGTTCACCAAGGAAGGTGTGATCAAGGTCCAGAAGAGCGAGGACCACGCCCAGAAGGCGACCAAGTTCGACACCTACGCGAGCTTCGAGGAGCCCGTCGGATCCATCCCCTCCCACCGCTTCCTCGCCATCCGCCGCGGCGAGGCCGAAGGCGTGCTCCGCGTCACCCTCGACATCGACACCGAGCAGCACGCCCCCGCGATGCACGCCGCCGTCGGCGTCAAGCCGAGCTCCCCCTGGGCTTCCGAGCTGACCAAGGCAGCGCAGGACGCCGTGCGCCGCCTCCTCGTCCCCGCCGTCCAGAGCGACGTCCGCGTCGACCTCAAGATGGCCGCCGATCGCGCCGCCGTCGACGTCTTCGCCCAGAACCTCCGCGAGCTGCTCCTCGCTGCGCCCTTCGGCACCAAGACCGTCATCGGCATCGACCCAGGCCAGCGCACCGGGTGCAAGTGCGCCGTCGTCGACGACACCGGCAAGATGCTCGAGAACACCACGTTCTACCTGGTCCAGGGCGCCGACGCGACCGAGCGCGCCCGCATCGAGCTGAAGCGCCTCCTCGCCAAGTACACCCCCCACGCCGTCGCCGTCGGCAACGGCACCCACGGCCGCGAGACCGAGGACTTCGTGCGCGACGTGTTCCGTGACACCGGCGCGAAAGAGATCTTCTGCGTCCCCGTCAGCGAGGCGGGCGCCAGCGTCTACTCGGCGAGCGACGTCGCCCGCGAAGAGTTCCCCGACCTCGACCTCACCGTGCGCGGCGCCATCAGCATCGCCCGCCGCCTGCAGGACCCCCTCGCCGAGCTGGTCAAGGTCGACCCCAAGAGCATCGGCGTCGGCCAGTACCAGCACGACGTCTACCAGGGCCTCCTCGCGCGCAAGCTCGACGAGGTCGTCGAGAGCTGCGTGAACCTGGTCGGTGTCGAGCTGAACACCGCGAGCGCCCCCTTGCTCGCCCGCGTCGCTGGCATCGGCCCGAGCCTCGCCAAGAAGATCGTCGCCCACCGCAACGTCGCCGGCGCCTTCAAGAGCCGCCGCGCCCTGCTCGACGTCCCCGGCATCGGCCCCAAGACCTTCGAGCAGGCCGCGGGCTTCCTCCGCGTGCACGACGGCGAACACCCCCTCGACGGAAGCGCCGTCCACCCCGAGCGCTACGCCCTCGTCGAGCGCATCGCCGCCGATCTCGGCGTGCAGGTCACCTCGCTCGTCGGCAACGCCACGGCCATCGCCCGCATCGACCCCAAGCGCTACCTCGGCGCCGACGTCGGCGAGTTCACCATGAACGACATCCTCGGCGAGCTGAAGAAGCCTGGCCGCGACCCTCGCGCCATCTTCGAGCCCCCGCGCTTCCGCGACGACGTGCGCACCATGAACGACCTCCAGCCCGGCATGGAGCTGGAGGGCGTGGTCACCAACGTCACCGCCTTCGGCGCCTTCGTCGACATCGGCGTCCACCAGGACGGCCTGGTCCACGTCTCCCAGCTCGCCGATCGTTTCGTGAAGGACCCATCCGAGGTGGTGAAGGTGGGCGACAAGCTCAAGGTGCGCGTGCTCGAGATCGACCTCGAGCGGAAGCGCATCTCCCTCACCGCCAAGAGCGGCAGCGGCGCCGCGCCAGGCGCCCGCAACGCGCAAGGCGGCGCCTTCGGCAACCAGAAGAGCCAGCACCAGGGCCAGGGCAACCCGCGCGACAACCGCCGCCCCGGGCAGGGGCAGGGCCAGGGCCAGCAGAAGGGCCAAGGACAGGCGGGCAACGCCGCCGGATTCCGCAACAACCCCTTCGCCAACCTGCTGCGAAAGTAG
- a CDS encoding anthranilate synthase component II, with amino-acid sequence MARVLVIDNYDSFTYNLVQLLEVLGARCEVVLNDALDVSGALARTPDGILLSPGPCTPDEAGVSLHLLRALMVPRAEPTPAIPLLGVCLGHQAMAQALGGRVVRARQPRHGKTSPIEHDGLGVFQGLPSPFEAARYNSLLVDPRTLPADLVISARSDEGEIMGLRHRTLPIEGVQFHPESILTPRGEDLLRNWVTLVNAYPRGSS; translated from the coding sequence ATGGCCCGCGTCCTCGTCATCGACAACTACGACTCGTTCACCTACAACCTCGTCCAGCTGCTCGAGGTGCTGGGCGCGCGCTGCGAGGTCGTCCTCAACGACGCCCTCGATGTGTCGGGCGCCCTCGCACGCACCCCCGACGGCATCCTCCTCTCCCCCGGCCCTTGCACCCCCGACGAAGCCGGCGTCTCCCTCCACCTGCTCCGCGCCCTGATGGTTCCTCGCGCGGAGCCCACCCCTGCCATCCCCCTGCTCGGCGTCTGCCTCGGCCACCAGGCCATGGCGCAGGCGCTCGGGGGCCGTGTGGTCCGGGCACGCCAGCCCCGCCACGGCAAGACCTCGCCCATCGAGCACGACGGCCTCGGCGTCTTCCAGGGCCTCCCGAGCCCCTTCGAGGCAGCCCGCTACAACTCGCTCCTCGTCGATCCCCGGACACTGCCCGCCGACCTCGTGATCTCCGCGAGGAGCGACGAGGGGGAGATCATGGGGCTACGCCATCGAACGCTCCCGATCGAGGGCGTCCAGTTCCACCCCGAATCCATCCTGACGCCTCGCGGCGAGGACCTGCTGCGCAACTGGGTCACCCTCGTGAACGCCTACCCACGCGGTTCGTCCTAG
- a CDS encoding lysophospholipid acyltransferase family protein — protein sequence MSESDQRNDQDTASSLPSVDERDGNGGLVAGYDLEEEIATAVAPIGPTEPSRDALLHFDGPSSAPGDEAAQSSRIQRAPASPEELERQILELEARLDQMMREGKSASTPAPAPSPKVPAPSPKAPAPSPKVPAPPPSARNAVPRPEPQPAATETASEPGDAGDGGTTEILSSDYYHRQWGRDGMRRRAEEVDEFGFDPHYEERYMPLFNFLYRNYFRVEVDGIHNIPAEGRCIVVSNHSGGPIPYDGLMLRTAVRREHPSQRELRWLAEDFVYYLPFAGTIMNRLGAVRACQENAERLLSAGKLVAVFPEGVKGIGKLYRDRYKLQRFGRGGFIRLCLRTRTPLIPCAIVGAEEANPLLHRVEHLTRALGLPYIPITPTFPALGPLGLVPAPTKWRMHFGEKLHFDEYGPEAADDEILVARLSERVRATIQGLLDQTLSERKSVWFG from the coding sequence ATGAGCGAGAGCGATCAGCGGAACGACCAGGATACGGCGAGCAGCCTCCCCTCCGTCGACGAACGCGACGGGAACGGCGGGCTCGTCGCCGGCTACGATCTCGAGGAAGAGATCGCGACGGCCGTGGCCCCCATCGGCCCCACCGAGCCCTCGCGCGACGCGCTCCTCCACTTCGACGGCCCGTCCAGCGCGCCGGGGGACGAGGCGGCGCAGTCCAGCCGGATCCAACGCGCACCGGCCTCTCCCGAGGAGCTGGAGCGCCAGATCCTGGAGCTGGAAGCGCGCCTCGACCAGATGATGCGCGAGGGCAAGAGCGCGTCGACGCCGGCGCCAGCGCCGAGCCCCAAGGTGCCAGCGCCTAGCCCCAAGGCGCCAGCGCCGAGCCCCAAGGTGCCAGCGCCACCGCCATCGGCGCGCAACGCGGTCCCCCGCCCGGAACCCCAGCCCGCCGCCACGGAGACCGCGAGCGAGCCGGGCGACGCGGGTGATGGTGGGACGACCGAGATCCTCTCGTCGGACTACTACCACCGGCAGTGGGGGCGCGACGGGATGCGGCGCCGCGCGGAGGAGGTCGACGAGTTCGGCTTCGATCCCCACTACGAGGAGCGGTACATGCCGCTCTTCAACTTCCTCTACCGGAACTACTTCCGGGTCGAGGTCGACGGCATCCACAACATCCCCGCCGAGGGCCGCTGCATCGTGGTCAGCAACCACTCCGGGGGTCCGATCCCGTACGACGGACTGATGCTGCGGACCGCCGTGCGGCGCGAGCACCCGAGCCAGCGGGAGCTGCGGTGGCTGGCCGAGGACTTCGTGTATTACCTGCCGTTCGCAGGGACGATCATGAACCGCCTCGGCGCGGTGCGGGCTTGCCAGGAGAACGCAGAGCGCTTGCTCTCCGCGGGCAAGCTGGTCGCGGTGTTCCCCGAGGGGGTGAAGGGCATCGGCAAGCTCTACCGCGATCGATACAAGCTCCAGCGCTTCGGCCGCGGGGGCTTCATCCGGCTCTGTCTGCGCACCCGGACACCGCTCATCCCTTGCGCCATCGTCGGCGCCGAGGAGGCCAACCCGCTCCTCCACCGGGTCGAGCACCTCACGCGCGCGCTCGGTCTCCCGTACATCCCCATCACGCCGACGTTCCCTGCGCTCGGTCCGCTCGGTCTGGTCCCGGCGCCGACGAAGTGGCGCATGCACTTCGGCGAGAAGCTGCACTTCGACGAGTACGGCCCCGAAGCGGCCGACGACGAGATCCTCGTCGCTCGCCTGTCGGAGCGCGTGCGGGCGACGATCCAGGGGCTGCTCGACCAGACCCTGTCGGAGCGCAAGTCGGTCTGGTTCGGGTGA
- the hutI gene encoding imidazolonepropionase encodes MSAARFVIVAPRVITCDPARTRPGDPLGVVEDGAVLVEDGVIRAVGARAELLGSEAGGVRVHAVEGVVTPGLVDAHTHAPWMGSRDAEYAVRLAGGDYEAIAAAGGGIVSTMRAVRASSVEALSATLVERLRRMATLGVTTVEAKSGYGLDEASERRQLEAVAEAGRDASLPRLVPTYLALHAVPPEAHGDRSAYARQVAERWLPAIAAAGLCRYVDAYVDRSAFSVEDTRPLLARARDLGLGVRLHAGQFADVGAAELAAEFGAASADHLEQVGPAGIEALAARGVAAALLPLASFTLRQAPPPVDALRAAGVPLVVASDANPGTAPTESLPLAMAFAARLYGLTVAEVLLGATREAARTLGLEASVGVLRPGLQADLVAWDLPHENALIQPWGCPRTRMVLRGGALLSGRFDASPPAG; translated from the coding sequence GTGAGCGCCGCGCGCTTCGTGATCGTCGCACCCCGGGTGATCACCTGCGATCCGGCCCGGACGCGGCCGGGCGACCCCCTGGGTGTCGTCGAGGACGGCGCCGTGCTGGTCGAGGACGGGGTGATTCGCGCCGTGGGAGCGCGCGCCGAGCTGCTCGGGAGCGAGGCTGGGGGCGTGCGCGTACACGCCGTCGAGGGGGTGGTGACCCCTGGTCTCGTCGACGCCCATACCCATGCTCCCTGGATGGGCTCGCGCGACGCCGAGTACGCCGTTCGGCTCGCGGGAGGTGACTACGAGGCCATCGCGGCGGCGGGGGGCGGCATCGTGTCCACCATGCGCGCGGTGCGGGCTTCCTCGGTCGAGGCCCTCTCGGCGACGCTGGTCGAGCGGCTCCGCCGCATGGCCACGCTCGGCGTGACGACCGTGGAGGCCAAGAGCGGCTACGGGCTGGACGAAGCGTCCGAGCGCCGACAGCTCGAAGCCGTGGCCGAAGCGGGTCGTGACGCCTCGCTCCCCCGCCTCGTCCCCACGTACCTCGCCCTCCACGCCGTTCCGCCCGAGGCTCACGGAGACCGCAGCGCCTATGCGCGCCAGGTCGCGGAGCGCTGGCTGCCCGCCATCGCCGCCGCAGGCCTCTGTCGGTACGTCGACGCCTACGTGGATCGGAGCGCCTTCTCCGTGGAGGACACGCGGCCCCTGCTCGCCCGTGCGCGCGACCTCGGTCTCGGGGTGCGCCTCCACGCGGGCCAGTTCGCCGATGTCGGCGCCGCCGAACTCGCGGCGGAGTTCGGCGCAGCGAGCGCGGATCACCTGGAGCAGGTGGGGCCGGCCGGTATCGAGGCGCTGGCGGCTCGGGGCGTCGCCGCGGCCCTTTTGCCCCTGGCGAGTTTCACTTTGCGACAAGCGCCCCCTCCCGTGGACGCCTTGCGCGCTGCAGGCGTCCCGCTCGTGGTGGCCAGCGATGCGAACCCCGGCACCGCCCCGACCGAGAGCCTGCCGCTCGCGATGGCCTTTGCTGCCCGCCTCTATGGACTCACCGTTGCCGAGGTCCTCCTCGGCGCCACCCGCGAGGCAGCCCGCACCCTCGGCCTGGAGGCGTCGGTGGGCGTTCTCCGACCGGGCCTCCAGGCGGATCTGGTCGCCTGGGACCTGCCCCACGAGAACGCCTTGATCCAGCCCTGGGGCTGTCCGCGGACGCGGATGGTCCTTCGGGGTGGTGCTCTCCTGTCGGGCCGGTTTGACGCATCCCCTCCGGCCGGCTAG
- a CDS encoding hemolysin family protein — MSPDMVPLLAPGAAVLSALLGSLFVGADTALNTLSTTRLGALIEQASGKRKDAYERIRTLDAKLRSRYLLGLIVTTTLTAVWFNEVFRGPLPAWSAYLAAGSTTLLCGVLYTVSATLGRRYADRAAPIAARFLRPLEIPLLVLAEPLSWISEKLGPKDSDPPSDPRVTEAEVEMLVEEVEKSGLFGREPAEMIRNVLEFADLTTRDVMIPRSRLEALEISTPIDKAVEIVTESGHSRYPVYKDQIDNIVGLLYAKDLFKVIGERGESLTSLREVIRTPANFVAESQPLSSLLKEMRSRRQHLAIVVDEFGGVSGIVTLEDVLEEIVGDIRDEHDDGEEPAGIQDLGDGRLVADGEISMNDLSAYLGAEIDTSGEHESLGGMLTEHLGKVPEVGTAVSKFGLRFIIRDSDERNIGKVEIVRPRPMDAGDAA, encoded by the coding sequence TTGAGCCCAGATATGGTGCCACTGCTCGCGCCCGGCGCGGCGGTTCTCTCAGCTTTGCTCGGCTCGCTGTTCGTCGGAGCCGATACCGCATTGAACACCCTGAGCACGACGCGCCTCGGGGCTCTCATCGAACAGGCCAGCGGGAAGAGGAAGGATGCCTACGAGCGCATCCGGACACTGGATGCGAAGCTCCGGTCCCGCTACCTCCTCGGCTTGATCGTCACCACGACCCTCACCGCGGTCTGGTTCAACGAAGTCTTCCGCGGTCCCCTCCCCGCGTGGTCGGCGTACCTGGCCGCGGGGTCCACCACGCTGCTCTGCGGGGTGCTGTACACCGTCAGCGCGACGCTGGGGCGCAGGTACGCCGATCGTGCCGCGCCGATCGCCGCGCGCTTCCTGCGCCCGCTGGAGATCCCTCTGCTCGTCCTCGCCGAGCCGCTCTCGTGGATCAGCGAGAAGCTGGGCCCGAAGGACAGTGATCCCCCCTCGGACCCGCGGGTGACGGAGGCCGAGGTGGAGATGCTGGTGGAAGAGGTCGAGAAGTCCGGGTTGTTCGGCCGCGAGCCAGCCGAGATGATCCGGAACGTGCTCGAGTTCGCCGACCTGACCACGCGCGACGTGATGATCCCGCGCTCCCGTCTGGAGGCGCTGGAGATCTCGACGCCGATCGACAAGGCGGTGGAGATCGTCACCGAGAGCGGTCACTCGCGGTACCCGGTGTACAAGGACCAGATCGACAACATCGTCGGGCTGCTCTACGCGAAGGACCTGTTCAAGGTGATCGGAGAGCGGGGCGAGTCGCTGACGTCGCTGCGCGAGGTGATCCGGACACCAGCGAACTTCGTGGCCGAGTCGCAGCCGCTGTCGTCCTTGCTGAAGGAGATGCGGAGCCGTCGGCAACACCTGGCGATCGTGGTGGACGAGTTCGGTGGGGTGTCGGGCATCGTGACGCTGGAAGACGTGCTCGAAGAGATCGTGGGCGACATCCGCGACGAGCACGACGACGGCGAGGAGCCGGCGGGGATCCAGGATCTAGGCGACGGGCGCCTGGTGGCCGACGGGGAGATCTCGATGAACGATCTCTCGGCCTACCTGGGCGCCGAGATCGACACGAGCGGGGAGCACGAGTCCCTCGGCGGGATGCTGACGGAGCACCTCGGGAAGGTGCCCGAGGTGGGGACGGCCGTCAGCAAGTTCGGGCTGCGGTTCATCATCCGCGACTCCGATGAGCGGAACATCGGGAAGGTGGAGATCGTGCGGCCGAGGCCGATGGACGCTGGCGACGCGGCTTAG
- a CDS encoding NAD-dependent epimerase/dehydratase family protein: MASRSSPPGTPGSPPPPGSPPPSSASSERKTRGRVVAITGAAAFLGRNLIGLLEEDPRVERIIAIDIKTPETAGQKTRVIAVDLTAPSSEQRIAELLVEERVDTLVHLCFISTPTHATAWAHELESIGTMHLLNAARQVNLRKLVLWSQTVLYGAHPTNPNFLTEKHPLRADPEERFFADKMAAEREVTTFGIKAKGTIVTVLRTAPLLGPTVQNYVTRYLARRAAFTLLGFDPLWQFVHEVDALAAFKLAIDRDFPGTFNIVGDGVLPLSTVLRLAGRTNVPVLHSVAGPLTGALWAVQAAPAPPSFLRYLRYICVADGTKAAQTMGFRPMYSTREALIDYISAQHLRDAQLLSEPAT; encoded by the coding sequence ATGGCCTCTCGCTCCTCGCCGCCCGGAACTCCGGGTTCCCCGCCGCCTCCGGGTTCCCCGCCGCCTTCGAGCGCATCGTCGGAACGAAAGACGCGGGGTCGCGTCGTCGCCATCACCGGCGCTGCGGCCTTCCTCGGACGCAACCTCATCGGGCTCCTGGAGGAAGATCCGCGCGTCGAGCGGATCATCGCCATCGACATCAAGACCCCCGAGACCGCTGGCCAGAAGACCCGGGTGATCGCGGTCGATCTCACCGCGCCCTCGTCGGAGCAGCGCATCGCCGAGCTGCTCGTGGAGGAGCGCGTCGACACGCTGGTGCATCTCTGCTTCATCTCGACGCCCACCCACGCCACGGCCTGGGCGCACGAGCTGGAGTCGATCGGCACCATGCACCTCCTGAACGCGGCGCGGCAGGTGAACCTGCGCAAGCTCGTCCTCTGGAGCCAGACCGTGCTCTACGGCGCGCATCCGACGAACCCGAACTTCCTCACCGAGAAGCACCCCTTGCGGGCCGATCCCGAGGAGCGCTTCTTCGCCGACAAGATGGCGGCAGAGCGCGAGGTCACCACGTTCGGGATCAAGGCCAAGGGCACCATCGTCACCGTCCTCCGCACCGCTCCCCTGCTCGGACCCACGGTGCAGAACTACGTCACCCGCTACCTCGCCCGGCGCGCCGCGTTCACCTTGCTGGGGTTCGATCCGCTGTGGCAGTTCGTGCACGAGGTCGACGCGCTGGCGGCGTTCAAGCTGGCCATCGACCGGGATTTCCCGGGCACGTTCAACATCGTCGGCGACGGCGTGCTGCCCCTCTCGACCGTGCTGCGCCTCGCCGGCCGGACGAACGTCCCCGTGCTCCACAGCGTGGCAGGTCCCCTGACCGGGGCGCTCTGGGCCGTACAGGCCGCGCCTGCGCCCCCGAGCTTTCTGCGCTATCTCCGGTACATCTGCGTCGCAGACGGCACCAAGGCCGCGCAGACCATGGGGTTCCGGCCCATGTACTCCACGCGCGAGGCGCTGATCGACTACATCAGCGCGCAGCACCTCCGTGATGCGCAGCTCCTCTCGGAGCCGGCGACGTGA
- a CDS encoding tRNA pseudouridine synthase B, producing the protein MKRPPPPDGVLVVDKPRGPTSHDVVFRLRRALGTKKLGHAGTLDPMASGVLVILVGEGTKLGPYLTAQNKRYVTDVALGVGTDTLDAEGRVTETTPLPPWLEDELSRLGDGEPAEEQLPLLAPRIADALAAEKGRHAQVPPAHSAIKVDGQRSYALARAGKEVELAERPVEVYALACRGTALSPPGLRLELDVQKGYYVRSLARDLGKHLDVPAHLTSLRRTASGSFTIERALPPTAEPEALRAAIIPLVEAASLGLSIAHLTDDGTRRARLGQRLRLDDFTTPPPIGDGPVEEHASAWIAPDGQLVAIGIARHEDDGALKISVLRGFVSAAADPSVPPCTEEVEG; encoded by the coding sequence GTGAAGCGTCCCCCCCCGCCGGACGGGGTGCTCGTGGTGGACAAACCGCGAGGACCGACGAGCCACGACGTCGTCTTTCGCCTGCGCCGCGCGCTCGGCACGAAGAAGCTCGGCCATGCAGGAACGCTGGACCCGATGGCGTCCGGGGTGCTGGTGATCCTCGTCGGCGAAGGGACGAAGCTCGGCCCTTACCTCACGGCGCAGAACAAGCGGTACGTGACGGACGTCGCGCTGGGCGTGGGCACCGACACGCTGGACGCCGAGGGTCGGGTCACGGAGACCACGCCGCTCCCTCCGTGGCTGGAAGACGAGCTGTCTCGGCTCGGGGACGGAGAACCGGCTGAAGAGCAGCTCCCTCTCCTGGCGCCGCGCATCGCAGACGCACTCGCGGCGGAGAAGGGACGGCACGCACAGGTCCCGCCCGCGCACTCGGCGATCAAGGTCGACGGGCAGCGCAGCTACGCGCTGGCGCGCGCTGGGAAGGAAGTGGAGCTCGCCGAGAGACCCGTCGAGGTCTACGCGCTCGCATGCCGAGGCACCGCGCTCTCTCCACCTGGGCTCCGGCTGGAGCTGGACGTGCAGAAGGGGTACTACGTTCGCTCGCTGGCGCGCGATCTCGGCAAGCACCTCGATGTCCCGGCACACCTGACGTCACTGCGTCGAACGGCGAGTGGTTCGTTCACGATCGAGCGCGCGTTGCCTCCGACGGCGGAACCCGAAGCGCTCCGTGCTGCGATCATCCCGCTCGTCGAAGCCGCGTCACTCGGCCTGTCGATCGCGCACCTGACGGACGATGGAACGCGGCGCGCGCGACTCGGTCAGCGGCTCCGGCTCGATGACTTCACGACGCCACCGCCGATCGGAGACGGCCCTGTGGAAGAGCACGCTTCGGCCTGGATCGCGCCGGATGGACAGCTCGTGGCCATCGGCATCGCGCGACACGAGGACGATGGCGCGCTCAAGATCTCCGTCCTTCGTGGGTTCGTGAGCGCTGCAGCGGACCCATCCGTGCCTCCGTGCACGGAAGAAGTCGAGGGTTGA
- a CDS encoding PilZ domain-containing protein, with translation MEPERRIAPRKPVRVLFNKYIDRYPHLGEILEISSSGMLTRTIHHPDAARACYAIELAPAEGEVPPVWLCARRVWTDGDLEALAFVAPSEADRERLEALFELPLMG, from the coding sequence ATGGAGCCCGAGCGCCGCATCGCCCCCCGCAAGCCGGTACGTGTCCTCTTCAACAAGTACATCGACCGATACCCGCACCTCGGCGAGATCCTCGAGATCTCCTCCTCGGGCATGCTCACCCGGACCATCCACCACCCCGACGCCGCGCGCGCCTGCTACGCCATCGAGCTGGCCCCAGCCGAAGGGGAAGTGCCCCCCGTCTGGCTCTGCGCCCGCCGCGTCTGGACCGACGGCGACCTCGAAGCGCTCGCCTTCGTGGCCCCCAGTGAGGCCGATCGCGAGCGCCTGGAAGCCCTCTTCGAGCTGCCCCTCATGGGCTGA
- a CDS encoding NUDIX hydrolase — translation MTRRIGGRAIDLDSPSTERQAAVAAILRPSSAPGEDAEVLLVRRAERIGDPWSGHMAMPGGRREPADESLFATAVRETREEIGLDLAEHGVLLVRLPDVPAMARGLRVGMVIAPFVFALHSDAALNLNEELVEALWTPIGPLARGELDGTTPYLHEGQPLELPCYRVGDHIVWGLTHRMLTYLVEALHRNDS, via the coding sequence GTGACCCGTCGGATCGGGGGGCGCGCCATCGACCTCGACTCTCCCTCGACCGAGCGTCAGGCGGCGGTCGCCGCCATCCTGCGACCCTCCTCGGCGCCAGGAGAAGACGCCGAGGTCCTCCTGGTCCGGCGGGCCGAGCGCATCGGCGATCCCTGGTCTGGCCACATGGCCATGCCTGGCGGACGGCGCGAGCCGGCGGACGAGAGCCTCTTCGCAACGGCGGTCCGTGAGACCCGCGAAGAGATCGGCCTCGACCTCGCCGAGCACGGCGTCTTGCTGGTGCGCTTGCCCGACGTGCCCGCCATGGCGCGTGGCCTCCGGGTGGGCATGGTCATCGCGCCCTTCGTGTTCGCGCTCCACTCGGACGCCGCGCTGAACCTGAACGAAGAGCTGGTCGAGGCGCTGTGGACGCCGATCGGCCCGCTGGCACGCGGCGAACTCGACGGCACCACCCCGTACCTCCACGAAGGGCAGCCCCTGGAGCTGCCTTGCTACCGGGTGGGGGATCACATCGTGTGGGGCTTGACGCACCGGATGCTGACCTACCTCGTCGAAGCTCTGCATCGAAACGACTCATGA